The Geoglobus acetivorans genome window below encodes:
- a CDS encoding mechanosensitive ion channel domain-containing protein → MIDLLGVKIYGDVTIGNFLIAIFIISFGVFLAKVLTTNLRRTLGDRIEKNQRELVLKVVYYIIVLVAFLTALPFLGLNPSGLLVAGGITGIVLGFASQSVVSNFISGIFILWEKPVKIGDQISVAGISGYVEDIGIMSTIVRTYDGLYVRIPNNTLFTSEITNLTGNVARRFEYVIGIRYSDDVDRAVEIIRGVIEKEPFALKNPAPAIFVNDLGDSSVNIVVRIWSPVQVWYDVKMALLSRIKEELEKNGIEIPFPQRVIWFANEPEMKHRRGE, encoded by the coding sequence ATGATAGACCTGCTCGGTGTCAAGATATACGGCGATGTAACCATAGGGAATTTCCTGATTGCCATATTCATAATCTCGTTTGGTGTTTTTCTGGCAAAAGTGCTTACAACCAATTTGAGGAGAACACTTGGCGACAGGATTGAGAAAAATCAGAGGGAGCTTGTTTTAAAGGTGGTTTACTACATCATAGTTCTTGTTGCGTTCCTTACGGCCCTGCCGTTTCTGGGCCTGAACCCATCAGGACTTCTTGTTGCAGGTGGAATTACCGGTATAGTTCTCGGTTTTGCCAGCCAGAGTGTGGTGTCCAACTTCATCTCCGGCATTTTCATCCTGTGGGAGAAACCGGTGAAAATCGGAGATCAGATCAGCGTTGCGGGCATATCGGGTTATGTGGAGGACATAGGGATAATGTCCACAATCGTCCGAACGTATGACGGGCTTTATGTCAGGATACCCAACAATACTCTCTTCACAAGTGAAATAACGAACCTCACTGGAAATGTGGCGAGGAGGTTCGAGTACGTAATAGGGATAAGGTATTCGGATGATGTTGACAGGGCTGTGGAGATAATAAGGGGAGTCATAGAAAAGGAGCCATTCGCACTCAAAAATCCGGCACCAGCCATTTTTGTGAACGATCTCGGTGACAGCTCGGTGAACATCGTTGTGAGAATATGGTCCCCCGTGCAGGTGTGGTATGATGTGAAAATGGCCCTGCTGAGCAGAATCAAGGAGGAGCTGGAGAAGAATGGCATCGAGATTCCGTTCCCTCAGAGAGTAATCTGGTTTGCTAATGAGCCTGAGATGAAACACAGGAGAGGTGAGTGA
- a CDS encoding YfcE family phosphodiesterase, which yields MRVVAVSDTHAENFRDLPDSLIGLFDAADMIVHAGDYTTIEVVDVMSSEYEFIGVHGNSDDPEVRRRLNQFEVFEVDGVRVFLTHAGHFDHEFHDLAYRAMEFGAGLVIFGHIHRFHSEQFGRVRVLCPGSPTRPRLSLPSCAVIDIDEGKVEIRRELIG from the coding sequence ATGCGGGTTGTTGCAGTCTCGGATACACATGCTGAGAATTTCCGGGACCTTCCGGACTCGCTGATCGGTCTATTTGATGCTGCCGATATGATTGTCCATGCGGGAGACTACACGACTATTGAGGTCGTCGATGTAATGTCTTCGGAATATGAGTTCATCGGAGTCCACGGAAATAGCGACGACCCCGAGGTTAGGAGGAGACTGAATCAATTTGAGGTCTTTGAGGTTGATGGAGTCAGGGTGTTTCTCACGCATGCAGGGCATTTCGATCACGAGTTTCATGACCTTGCCTACAGAGCCATGGAGTTTGGTGCCGGGCTTGTGATTTTCGGCCACATCCACCGGTTTCACTCCGAGCAGTTTGGCAGGGTCAGGGTCCTCTGTCCCGGGAGTCCCACAAGGCCCAGACTCTCTCTTCCAAGCTGCGCGGTCATCGATATTGACGAAGGAAAGGTAGAAATAAGAAGAGAGCTGATCGGGTGA
- a CDS encoding molybdenum cofactor biosynthesis protein MoaE encodes MKVCIVSGSAEKIIGELEKKGKVIIIEKGNPQGEKVLFGENCVSFTVKSRNLRDMLEILADLGYDYALLKGFLKEEVENLGIKIPEIESADEAEYADDCETIKSIMRKLKESAGAEFSGAIGIFVGFVRRISEGKEVVRLEYEKYDELFERVRKEIEQEILKYDGVRGVRIHHRVGTLVPGEDIVYVAVMAEHRKHLWEPLKRAVELFKAKLPVWKKEVYIDGEIWAHDRDLMKE; translated from the coding sequence ATGAAGGTGTGCATCGTCAGTGGCAGTGCAGAAAAGATCATTGGGGAGCTCGAGAAAAAGGGGAAAGTAATAATAATCGAGAAAGGCAATCCACAGGGAGAAAAAGTTCTTTTCGGTGAAAACTGCGTGAGTTTTACCGTAAAATCGAGAAATCTCAGGGATATGCTTGAGATTCTTGCAGACCTCGGTTATGATTACGCCTTGCTGAAGGGGTTTTTGAAGGAAGAGGTCGAGAATCTGGGCATCAAAATTCCGGAGATTGAGAGTGCTGATGAAGCTGAATACGCTGATGACTGCGAGACCATAAAGAGCATAATGCGGAAACTCAAGGAGAGTGCTGGAGCGGAGTTTTCCGGGGCTATCGGGATTTTCGTCGGCTTCGTGAGGAGAATTTCAGAGGGCAAGGAAGTGGTCAGGCTCGAGTACGAGAAGTACGATGAACTCTTTGAAAGGGTCAGGAAAGAGATAGAGCAGGAAATTCTGAAATATGATGGTGTGAGGGGGGTTCGAATCCACCACAGGGTTGGCACCCTCGTTCCTGGAGAGGATATAGTTTACGTTGCAGTCATGGCTGAACACAGGAAACATCTGTGGGAACCTCTGAAAAGGGCTGTAGAGCTTTTCAAGGCAAAGCTTCCAGTCTGGAAGAAGGAGGTTTATATCGACGGAGAGATCTGGGCACACGACAGGGATTTAATGAAGGAGTGA
- a CDS encoding DUF2103 domain-containing protein, which translates to MKCRFCFSELEEEFDFCLVCGNRNLKLAGLFAESGRLNLALFGDVQRTLTFRIYGEWESLRNTFEVIWEKLHRKRADKLYLSGESRDIISETERILKLNALYPLYISVLEPMEMNEFLRTLSEFMMSSGEMEKVHLKPESKIGGAHSTIIGGREGRGLVMRIAESEFVKKIVPGVIENKGTTTGSVRLKLTRSDDRGNIRALLIHGGSVQQIHVITTARNREEGEMLIKMLRSLLH; encoded by the coding sequence ATGAAATGCCGGTTCTGCTTTTCAGAGCTTGAAGAAGAGTTTGACTTCTGTCTTGTCTGTGGCAACCGCAACCTGAAGCTCGCAGGACTTTTTGCAGAATCTGGAAGGCTGAACCTGGCATTATTTGGAGACGTGCAGAGAACGCTGACCTTCAGGATTTACGGTGAATGGGAAAGCCTGAGAAACACCTTTGAGGTTATCTGGGAAAAACTGCACAGAAAAAGAGCAGACAAGCTGTATCTGTCAGGAGAAAGCAGAGACATTATCTCTGAAACCGAGAGAATACTCAAACTAAACGCCCTCTACCCCCTATATATTTCTGTTCTTGAACCGATGGAGATGAATGAATTCCTCAGAACTCTGAGCGAGTTTATGATGAGTTCAGGAGAGATGGAAAAAGTGCATTTAAAGCCAGAGAGCAAGATAGGCGGGGCACATTCGACAATCATAGGCGGGCGGGAAGGGAGGGGGCTTGTGATGAGGATAGCAGAATCAGAGTTCGTGAAAAAGATTGTGCCGGGAGTGATAGAGAACAAGGGAACCACCACGGGCAGTGTAAGGTTAAAGCTCACAAGAAGCGACGACAGAGGAAACATAAGGGCACTGCTCATCCACGGAGGGAGTGTCCAGCAGATTCACGTGATTACGACGGCAAGAAACAGAGAAGAGGGAGAAATGCTGATAAAAATGCTCCGCTCACTCCTTCATTAA
- a CDS encoding glycosyltransferase — MISIIFPAYNEAARLEKAFESVREYMTDNFDEFEIIIAEDGSTDGTDRIARSLEEKYSFVRHLHSEERLGRGKALNNAIKNSRYQFVLYMDVDLSTDLQHIKDVYNALESGYDIAIGSRLMRESSASRPFSRDFPSKTYNFLVRTLLGSKIHDHQCGFKGFRKSSIIKIIDRIEDNHWFWDTELLVLAQREGLKIKEIPVRWEHGGDSKVSVARDSIYMLRNILRMI; from the coding sequence ATGATATCGATAATATTTCCGGCATACAACGAAGCGGCAAGACTGGAAAAAGCGTTTGAAAGCGTAAGAGAATACATGACCGATAATTTTGACGAATTCGAAATAATTATAGCTGAAGACGGCTCCACAGACGGCACGGACAGAATAGCAAGGAGCCTGGAGGAAAAGTACTCTTTCGTCAGGCACCTGCACAGTGAGGAAAGGCTTGGAAGAGGAAAAGCTCTGAACAACGCCATAAAGAACTCCAGATACCAGTTTGTCCTATACATGGACGTTGACCTGTCCACAGATCTCCAACACATAAAAGACGTGTACAATGCCCTCGAAAGCGGTTACGACATTGCCATAGGGTCAAGACTCATGAGGGAAAGCTCCGCCAGCAGACCATTTTCAAGGGACTTTCCCTCGAAAACCTACAACTTCCTCGTGAGAACACTGCTGGGATCAAAAATTCACGACCACCAGTGCGGATTCAAGGGCTTCAGGAAGTCGAGCATCATCAAAATAATAGACAGAATAGAGGACAACCACTGGTTCTGGGATACTGAACTGCTGGTTCTTGCCCAGCGAGAGGGGCTGAAAATAAAGGAGATTCCGGTAAGATGGGAACACGGCGGTGATTCGAAGGTGAGTGTTGCCAGAGACAGCATATACATGCTCAGAAACATACTCAGAATGATATGA
- a CDS encoding flippase-like domain-containing protein, translating into MRFRLAVGLVLVVMLVFLFRDSLQYLLSANPVYFLYGVVFYILLNLILSFRIHYLLVKSGQHSEFIDVAKAHFAGMILGDFTPGRVGYFSAPLFAQKYGMNADAFMGVILSSQAVELVVKIFGASLAVVYFLKPEEIYLLALPALLTVAAIIYLWSDIPPDIGRLREIRIHARKTARHTPFIVLISLAGWLLTGLQWYYLFLSAGIDAKFVQAMLIQPLATLLMFVPLTPAGLGVFESGSALLVSAISSNLNAGVAHSILVRVSTVAADLPGLAVVMEKRGS; encoded by the coding sequence ATGCGTTTCAGACTTGCTGTGGGGCTGGTACTGGTCGTCATGCTGGTTTTCCTTTTCAGGGATTCGCTCCAGTATCTTCTCAGTGCAAATCCTGTTTACTTCCTTTACGGAGTTGTTTTCTACATTCTGCTGAATCTCATCCTCTCATTCAGGATTCACTACCTTCTGGTGAAATCAGGACAGCACTCTGAATTCATCGATGTTGCGAAGGCACATTTTGCAGGTATGATTCTTGGAGATTTCACACCCGGCAGGGTTGGGTACTTCTCCGCACCGCTCTTCGCTCAGAAATACGGGATGAATGCGGACGCATTCATGGGTGTAATCCTGTCATCCCAGGCGGTGGAGCTGGTTGTCAAGATATTCGGTGCATCACTTGCAGTGGTTTATTTTCTGAAGCCTGAGGAGATTTACCTTCTCGCACTCCCCGCCCTGCTCACGGTGGCGGCGATAATTTACCTGTGGTCTGACATCCCTCCGGACATTGGCAGGCTGAGAGAAATAAGAATTCATGCAAGGAAAACCGCCAGACATACGCCATTCATTGTTCTGATATCGCTTGCGGGGTGGTTGCTGACCGGGCTCCAGTGGTATTACCTGTTCCTTTCCGCTGGAATTGATGCAAAATTCGTTCAGGCCATGCTCATTCAGCCCCTTGCGACTCTCCTGATGTTCGTCCCTCTAACCCCTGCCGGGCTCGGAGTTTTCGAATCAGGCTCTGCTCTGCTGGTCTCTGCCATCTCCAGCAATCTGAATGCTGGAGTTGCTCATTCCATCCTGGTCCGGGTTTCAACGGTTGCTGCGGATCTGCCGGGACTGGCTGTGGTAATGGAAAAAAGAGGTTCATGA
- a CDS encoding MBL fold metallo-hydrolase, which translates to MDAEVIELSDSLKLYRIGHFNYYVFSGEKNVLIEVGWSCVAEKFLEVLEEDIDAVILTHAHSDHITGLPRILEQYPDAEVFAHENVSRLFQREKVVNLWLQEDAFVCGHESKTENGFRVDRTVSEGDYVYGLEIYEATGHSPDSIIVYHRKSNALLISDCFGFVTSSGVHAPLFFYSFEEYLKSIDKIASFRPEILGLGHIHVFRGRECDAVAKKAREETLKARELIRSGASDEELYERFIVGELRLYPGETMLNSVKILKKRVLES; encoded by the coding sequence ATGGACGCAGAAGTTATCGAGCTTTCAGATTCCTTAAAGCTCTACAGAATTGGACATTTCAACTACTACGTCTTCAGCGGAGAAAAGAACGTCCTCATAGAGGTTGGATGGAGCTGTGTTGCTGAAAAATTCCTCGAAGTTCTTGAGGAGGACATAGACGCTGTCATACTCACCCACGCCCACTCAGACCACATAACCGGCCTGCCCAGAATTCTCGAACAGTACCCTGACGCCGAGGTTTTTGCGCATGAGAACGTTTCGAGGCTCTTTCAAAGGGAGAAGGTCGTCAACCTCTGGCTCCAGGAAGATGCGTTTGTCTGCGGTCATGAAAGCAAAACTGAAAACGGTTTCAGGGTGGATCGGACAGTAAGCGAGGGAGATTACGTTTACGGGCTTGAGATATACGAGGCCACGGGCCACTCACCGGATTCTATCATAGTCTACCACAGAAAGAGCAACGCCCTCCTCATATCTGACTGCTTCGGATTCGTCACCTCCTCTGGAGTCCATGCTCCGCTGTTTTTCTACAGCTTTGAAGAATACCTGAAATCCATAGACAAGATTGCCTCGTTCAGACCCGAAATTCTGGGTCTGGGACACATACACGTTTTCAGAGGAAGAGAGTGCGATGCCGTAGCGAAAAAAGCCAGAGAAGAGACATTGAAAGCCAGGGAGCTTATAAGGTCAGGTGCAAGCGATGAAGAGCTTTACGAGAGGTTCATAGTCGGAGAACTGAGGCTGTATCCGGGAGAGACCATGCTGAACTCGGTAAAAATACTGAAGAAGAGAGTCCTCGAATCATGA
- the proS gene encoding proline--tRNA ligase, with translation MLPPKSNFSEWYHEIIQHAQIMDIRYPVKGLYVWFPFGFKLRKLVYGKLREIMDREHDEVYFPALIPETELGKEGQHIKGFEDEVYWITHGGMDELDVKLALRPTSETAMYPMFRLWIRSHADLPLKVYQVVNVFRYETKHTRPLIRLREITSFKEAHTAHRNYEEAEENVKKAISSYKEFYDSLAIPYFVIKRPEWDKFPGADYTIAFDTIMPDGRTLQIGTVHHLADNFAKTFDIKYETPEGDHAYIHQTCYGISERCIASLISIHGDDVGLILPFDFAPHQIVVIPILYKGKEELVMNVANRVYDRLKSMGFRVVMDDSDDRPGAKYYRWELFGVPLRIEIGPREAESNEAVISFRDEKVKRKISIEELTEDSIKTWAEEMHERLRRKALDSLAEKTKLFESISEIKEWIGKGVALTYLCSSTECGEELESLAGAGVLGEVLELPEGVEAEKDGSCVICGRPGKLNAIAKSY, from the coding sequence ATGCTTCCTCCGAAATCAAACTTCTCAGAGTGGTATCACGAGATAATCCAGCATGCCCAGATCATGGACATAAGGTACCCCGTGAAGGGTCTTTACGTGTGGTTTCCCTTCGGGTTCAAACTCAGAAAGCTCGTGTACGGAAAGCTCAGAGAGATAATGGACAGAGAGCATGACGAGGTTTACTTCCCTGCTCTGATCCCGGAAACAGAGCTTGGGAAGGAGGGGCAGCACATAAAGGGTTTCGAGGATGAGGTTTACTGGATTACCCACGGAGGGATGGATGAGCTTGATGTGAAGCTCGCCCTGAGGCCAACAAGCGAGACCGCCATGTATCCGATGTTCAGGCTCTGGATAAGGAGCCATGCGGATCTGCCGCTTAAGGTTTACCAGGTGGTGAACGTTTTCAGGTATGAGACCAAGCACACCAGACCTCTGATCAGGCTCAGGGAGATTACCTCGTTCAAGGAAGCCCACACAGCCCACAGAAATTATGAGGAAGCTGAAGAGAACGTTAAAAAAGCCATCAGCTCATACAAGGAGTTTTACGATTCCCTCGCCATTCCGTATTTCGTGATCAAACGGCCGGAATGGGACAAATTCCCGGGAGCCGATTACACCATTGCCTTCGACACGATTATGCCGGACGGCAGAACCCTGCAGATCGGCACCGTTCATCACCTCGCCGACAACTTTGCAAAAACGTTTGACATAAAGTATGAAACTCCAGAAGGGGACCACGCCTACATACACCAGACCTGCTATGGAATCTCTGAGAGGTGCATTGCCTCGCTCATAAGCATTCATGGCGATGACGTCGGACTCATCCTGCCGTTTGACTTTGCTCCCCACCAGATCGTGGTGATCCCCATCCTCTACAAGGGCAAGGAAGAGCTTGTCATGAATGTTGCGAATCGGGTATATGACAGGTTGAAGAGCATGGGCTTCAGAGTTGTCATGGATGACAGCGACGACAGACCCGGAGCGAAATACTACAGGTGGGAGCTTTTCGGAGTGCCTCTGAGGATAGAGATAGGCCCGAGAGAGGCCGAGAGCAATGAGGCGGTCATATCATTCAGGGACGAGAAGGTCAAGAGGAAGATTTCCATCGAAGAGCTTACAGAAGACAGCATAAAAACCTGGGCAGAGGAGATGCACGAGAGGCTGCGAAGGAAAGCCCTTGACAGCCTTGCAGAAAAAACAAAACTTTTTGAGAGCATCAGCGAAATTAAGGAGTGGATTGGCAAGGGAGTGGCGCTCACGTACCTCTGCTCCAGCACTGAATGCGGAGAAGAGCTTGAAAGCCTTGCAGGAGCGGGAGTTCTCGGAGAAGTGCTCGAATTGCCAGAGGGTGTTGAAGCTGAAAAGGATGGCAGTTGTGTAATCTGTGGAAGACCAGGAAAGCTGAACGCCATCGCTAAAAGTTACTGA
- a CDS encoding thioredoxin family protein: MAGSRVTIFIALFLILSGLLVILKNPTEDSSDLPVKFYSYSEGLKIAERENRPVLVYIHSDTCHVCKAFLEDLKKYEDLQNAINKFVPVKVDFNSERLLALKFGATGTPEFYVLYPNGSIMEINGRKMAFIGYSGSPDNEAMRKTLISFLEAAIQQWNAMRSAS, translated from the coding sequence ATGGCAGGAAGCAGGGTTACCATATTCATAGCATTATTTCTCATTTTATCAGGGCTGCTCGTCATTTTAAAAAATCCGACAGAGGATAGCTCAGATTTACCCGTCAAATTTTATTCCTACAGCGAAGGTCTCAAAATCGCTGAGAGAGAAAACAGGCCTGTTCTCGTCTACATACACTCCGACACCTGCCACGTGTGCAAAGCATTCCTTGAAGACCTGAAGAAGTATGAGGACCTCCAGAATGCCATAAACAAATTCGTGCCGGTGAAGGTTGACTTCAACAGCGAAAGGCTCCTCGCCCTTAAATTTGGAGCGACGGGCACACCAGAATTCTACGTTCTCTATCCCAACGGGAGCATCATGGAGATAAACGGAAGAAAAATGGCATTCATAGGTTATTCCGGCTCACCGGACAACGAAGCAATGAGAAAAACCCTGATATCGTTCCTCGAAGCAGCAATTCAGCAGTGGAACGCCATGAGGTCTGCCTCCTAA
- a CDS encoding rhodanese-like domain-containing protein, with protein MNSKIITAAVILAVVAYLLYTSYVLFPKKRAYQSVSPEEFYRMIQSGDVFVIDVHVPKQKPIPGTNAWIPYDRIEEYSNLLPEDKSTKILVYCRSGHMSKMAASKLAQMGYENIYELDGGVIAWQEAGLPYS; from the coding sequence GTGAACTCGAAAATTATTACCGCTGCAGTCATACTCGCAGTTGTTGCATATCTGCTCTACACCAGCTACGTTCTGTTTCCGAAAAAAAGGGCATACCAGTCTGTTTCGCCGGAAGAGTTCTACCGCATGATACAGAGCGGAGACGTTTTTGTCATAGACGTGCATGTTCCCAAACAGAAACCCATCCCGGGCACGAACGCATGGATTCCCTACGACAGGATTGAGGAATATTCTAACCTGCTGCCGGAAGACAAGTCCACGAAGATACTGGTATACTGCAGAAGCGGGCACATGAGCAAGATGGCCGCTTCAAAGCTTGCCCAGATGGGCTACGAAAACATCTACGAGCTTGACGGTGGTGTCATCGCATGGCAGGAAGCAGGGTTACCATATTCATAG
- a CDS encoding thiamine-phosphate kinase, producing the protein MEEDIIRAGFREIKRKSEVFGDDAGAFGIGDGWLVVTNDMLVESTDVVASMSQEDIGLRVVTMNASDLAAMGARPLYFAFSVGLKESDERSARKLFRGIQLGLEMYGMSLISADTNQSDELIIDGIAVGMAKSLMLRKNARPGELVCVTGDLGKPLSALLIELKGMEADEGLRKKLYEKFLRPVARIEEGITLADFSRCAIDISDGMVKELKAISEASSAGIVIREEELPISDEVREFCRINGLDAYLIAMNSGEEYELIFTIDRDKISSLEIEFTVIGEVVEEKGVWIKKGGKTERAKDFSWRHFSKELF; encoded by the coding sequence ATGGAAGAAGACATAATAAGAGCAGGATTCAGGGAGATAAAACGAAAATCCGAAGTTTTCGGTGATGATGCCGGGGCATTCGGAATCGGGGATGGATGGCTGGTTGTAACAAATGACATGCTGGTGGAATCGACGGACGTTGTGGCTTCGATGTCTCAGGAGGACATTGGCCTCCGGGTTGTTACAATGAATGCAAGCGACCTTGCTGCGATGGGCGCAAGACCGCTTTACTTTGCTTTCTCTGTGGGGCTGAAGGAAAGCGATGAAAGATCTGCGAGAAAGCTGTTCAGGGGAATTCAGCTGGGTCTGGAGATGTACGGGATGAGCTTAATCTCGGCCGACACGAACCAGTCAGATGAACTGATCATAGACGGAATTGCAGTTGGTATGGCAAAATCACTGATGCTAAGGAAAAATGCCAGACCCGGGGAGCTTGTGTGCGTTACAGGAGACCTTGGAAAACCTCTATCAGCGCTGTTAATTGAGCTGAAGGGAATGGAGGCCGATGAGGGGCTTAGAAAAAAGCTGTATGAGAAATTCCTGAGACCGGTTGCGAGGATAGAGGAGGGCATAACACTGGCAGACTTCTCCAGATGTGCGATTGACATAAGCGATGGGATGGTGAAGGAGCTTAAAGCAATCAGTGAGGCAAGCAGTGCAGGAATTGTTATCCGGGAAGAGGAGCTTCCGATTTCAGATGAAGTTAGAGAGTTCTGCAGGATTAACGGGCTTGATGCATATCTCATAGCAATGAATTCCGGTGAGGAATACGAGCTGATATTCACGATTGATAGGGACAAAATTTCCAGCTTAGAAATCGAGTTTACGGTAATCGGCGAGGTTGTGGAGGAGAAAGGAGTCTGGATTAAAAAAGGCGGGAAAACGGAACGTGCTAAGGATTTTTCGTGGAGGCATTTCTCTAAGGAATTATTTTGA
- a CDS encoding RNA 2'-phosphotransferase has protein sequence MDAGYCEKCGFFEYRCGCGRGKILISGRDRVRVSKFLSGLLRHYPDRFGIALDRRGYAKLEDVLGVLRKRYGIGEMELRAIVELDRKRRFELVDGRIRARYGHSVDVEVRWTEDKSIPEKLYHATSPENLGSILKSGLLPMRRREVHMTATPEEAVEVGMRHSNAPVLIEIDAGEMVKDGIDVRKKGRVFTADRVPPDYLRVVEWKKT, from the coding sequence GTGGATGCAGGGTACTGTGAGAAATGCGGGTTCTTTGAGTACAGATGTGGCTGTGGGAGGGGAAAGATTCTGATAAGTGGCAGAGACAGAGTAAGAGTTAGCAAATTCTTAAGCGGGCTGCTGAGACACTATCCTGACAGGTTTGGAATAGCGCTGGACAGAAGAGGTTACGCTAAGCTTGAGGACGTGCTGGGTGTTCTAAGAAAGAGGTACGGTATTGGGGAGATGGAACTCAGAGCCATAGTCGAGCTGGATAGGAAGAGGAGGTTTGAGCTTGTTGATGGAAGGATAAGGGCCAGATATGGCCACAGCGTGGATGTTGAAGTGAGGTGGACTGAGGATAAGAGCATCCCCGAAAAGCTGTATCACGCAACCTCACCGGAAAATCTCGGTTCAATTCTGAAATCCGGTCTGCTCCCGATGAGGAGGAGAGAGGTGCACATGACCGCAACTCCTGAGGAGGCTGTTGAGGTTGGAATGAGACACTCGAACGCACCCGTTCTCATAGAAATTGACGCTGGGGAGATGGTGAAGGATGGAATTGACGTGAGGAAAAAGGGCAGAGTTTTCACGGCTGATCGTGTCCCTCCCGATTATTTAAGGGTGGTTGAATGGAAGAAGACATAA
- a CDS encoding toprim domain-containing protein: MIGLKDFEKLLRLIEELRIESERGAVILVEGRKDTFALRKLGVKGEIIETSTASNHSIVDAVGERKVVIFTDWDSKGRKLKTRLSELFRDANTGIWKGVSAITGRYIHSVEELPGLIESLYIYHRKRM; encoded by the coding sequence ATGATAGGATTAAAGGACTTTGAGAAGCTGCTCAGGCTCATTGAAGAGCTGAGAATTGAATCGGAAAGAGGGGCAGTCATCCTTGTGGAGGGCAGAAAAGACACGTTTGCTCTCCGAAAGCTCGGAGTAAAGGGAGAAATCATCGAAACCTCAACGGCATCCAACCATTCCATAGTCGATGCTGTTGGGGAGAGGAAGGTTGTGATTTTCACGGACTGGGATAGTAAGGGAAGGAAACTCAAAACAAGACTTTCAGAGCTGTTTCGAGATGCAAATACCGGGATATGGAAAGGAGTTTCGGCGATAACAGGCAGATACATACACTCTGTTGAGGAGCTTCCAGGCCTCATTGAGAGCCTTTACATATATCACAGAAAAAGGATGTAA
- a CDS encoding DUF167 family protein, giving the protein MKFKPFRQILNVEGVRIKVHVSPRSKRAEIAGYDEWKKALLVKVRSPPEGGKANREVEELLSEFFNARVEIVSGHRSRDKHAVVYGLTENEVHDRIKGL; this is encoded by the coding sequence ATGAAATTTAAACCTTTCAGGCAAATTCTGAATGTGGAGGGTGTGAGGATAAAGGTTCATGTATCTCCCAGATCAAAGAGGGCGGAAATTGCCGGGTATGATGAATGGAAGAAAGCCCTTCTCGTAAAAGTTCGCTCCCCACCTGAGGGGGGGAAGGCAAACAGGGAAGTAGAGGAACTTCTTTCAGAATTTTTCAATGCACGAGTTGAGATTGTTTCAGGCCACAGGTCGAGGGACAAGCACGCCGTTGTTTACGGTTTAACTGAAAATGAAGTCCATGATAGGATTAAAGGACTTTGA